The following are encoded together in the Arenicella xantha genome:
- a CDS encoding DMT family transporter, protein MKTGFLSLIALLAFAGNSVLCRLALLQGAIDPTGFTVIRLLSGMVVLMLILAINRGQAAESSASTGSWLAALSLFVYAAGFSFAYQSLDTATGALILFGVVQIAMVGSSVLSGHRPSSIQWLGLTIAIVGLLYLLLPDSNRPSLFGASLMAVAGVAWAVYSLLGQGSVNPVRTTAYNFLKALPFALLLLLLTWDTLQLSSNGVWLAIASGALTSGLGYAVWYAALRSLSTLNAAVVQLSVPIIAALGGLMFSHESISLRLAVATCLVLMGILLVMFPRMRRV, encoded by the coding sequence GTGAAGACTGGATTTTTGTCGCTTATTGCGTTGCTGGCGTTTGCTGGGAATTCGGTGTTATGTCGATTAGCTTTGTTGCAGGGAGCCATTGACCCCACCGGATTTACGGTTATTCGGTTGCTGTCAGGGATGGTCGTCTTGATGTTGATACTGGCAATTAACAGGGGGCAGGCAGCGGAGTCATCGGCATCTACTGGCAGTTGGTTGGCGGCTCTCTCGCTATTTGTTTATGCTGCCGGTTTTTCATTTGCGTATCAGTCTCTCGACACTGCAACGGGCGCACTAATTTTGTTTGGGGTTGTGCAAATAGCCATGGTCGGAAGCTCAGTCCTTAGCGGGCATCGACCGTCGTCGATCCAATGGCTGGGGCTGACCATAGCGATCGTTGGATTGCTTTACTTGTTGCTGCCTGATTCGAATCGGCCATCGTTGTTCGGGGCGAGTCTGATGGCTGTTGCCGGTGTGGCTTGGGCCGTGTACAGCTTGCTTGGTCAGGGTTCGGTCAACCCAGTGCGCACTACTGCGTATAATTTTTTGAAAGCATTGCCATTCGCGTTGCTGTTACTACTGCTGACATGGGATACGCTGCAGTTAAGTTCGAATGGCGTATGGCTTGCGATTGCGTCGGGGGCCTTAACGTCTGGGCTTGGCTACGCCGTTTGGTATGCCGCTTTACGTTCACTAAGCACATTAAATGCGGCGGTGGTGCAATTGTCTGTGCCGATCATTGCCGCCCTTGGCGGGCTTATGTTCAGTCATGAATCTATCAGCTTACGCTTGGCAGTGGCGACTTGCTTGGTGTTAATGGGGATTTTATTAGTCATGTTTCCACGCATGCGGAGAGTATAA
- the leuA gene encoding 2-isopropylmalate synthase translates to MSRFDHTKYTPIQTIDKYDRRWPSRTIEAAPAWCSVDLRDGNQALIEPMTPAQKLEMFEMLVAVGFKQIEVGFPAASQTDFDFVRKLVTENRIPDDVTIQVLTQARKELIDRTYESLVGVPRAIVHVYNSTSTVQREQVFKLSREQIKQIAVDGATWVKQGAALQPQTQWQFQYSPESFTGTEIDYAIEVCNAVVEVWQPSPSNKIILNLPATVEVATPNVYADQIEWFCDHINQRDSVIISLHTHNDRGCGVAASELGVLAGADRVEGTLLGNGERTGNMDIVTMGMNLYSAGVDPELDFSRMDRVISVVEKCTQLKVHPRHPYAGELVFAAFSGSHQDAINKCLALYEDGDVWEVAYLPIDPRDLGRNYQEVIRINSQSGKGGVAYVLEQEHAIKMPRWLQVDFSPVVQAQAESTEAEVSGEQIVDLFNRTYLEPENAMTLKGYQVSRDAGLDAMQSILIDAGSEAPIHGEGSGVLEAFVHGLNQYLGQEVVIIEYDEHTLGHDDSSEAIAYVQVSVDSQRVCGVGRSQDILGATFAAILNAVARVSRREFAIKKAK, encoded by the coding sequence ATGTCCCGTTTCGACCACACAAAATATACGCCAATTCAAACCATCGATAAGTATGACCGACGATGGCCTAGCCGGACGATTGAAGCGGCGCCGGCGTGGTGCAGCGTCGATCTACGCGACGGTAATCAGGCGTTAATTGAACCGATGACACCAGCTCAGAAGCTTGAAATGTTCGAGATGTTAGTGGCGGTTGGTTTCAAGCAAATCGAGGTCGGTTTTCCGGCTGCATCGCAAACTGATTTTGACTTTGTCCGAAAGCTCGTTACTGAGAACCGCATTCCCGACGACGTGACTATTCAAGTGTTGACCCAAGCTCGTAAGGAATTGATTGATCGTACCTATGAGTCGCTAGTGGGCGTGCCGCGTGCCATCGTGCATGTGTATAACTCCACCTCCACGGTGCAGCGTGAACAAGTTTTCAAATTATCGCGAGAGCAAATCAAGCAAATTGCGGTCGATGGAGCCACATGGGTAAAGCAAGGAGCCGCACTTCAGCCGCAAACGCAATGGCAGTTTCAGTACTCACCTGAAAGCTTTACCGGCACCGAAATCGACTATGCAATTGAGGTGTGCAATGCGGTGGTTGAAGTCTGGCAGCCATCGCCATCAAATAAAATAATTTTGAATTTGCCGGCGACGGTGGAAGTCGCTACTCCCAATGTTTACGCTGATCAAATTGAATGGTTCTGCGATCATATAAATCAACGCGATTCAGTGATCATAAGTTTACACACGCACAATGATCGGGGTTGCGGTGTCGCAGCATCTGAATTGGGTGTGTTGGCCGGCGCCGACCGTGTGGAAGGCACGCTGTTGGGGAATGGCGAACGCACGGGCAACATGGATATTGTGACAATGGGAATGAATTTATACAGCGCCGGCGTAGACCCGGAGCTGGATTTTTCGCGGATGGATCGAGTAATCAGTGTGGTCGAAAAATGCACTCAGCTGAAGGTGCATCCACGTCATCCATATGCTGGGGAGCTGGTCTTTGCGGCATTCTCTGGAAGTCATCAAGATGCGATTAATAAGTGTTTAGCGCTGTATGAGGACGGCGACGTGTGGGAGGTAGCGTACTTGCCGATCGATCCACGTGACTTGGGGCGTAATTATCAAGAGGTGATTCGCATCAATTCACAGTCTGGGAAAGGTGGCGTTGCCTACGTGCTGGAGCAGGAGCACGCAATTAAAATGCCGCGATGGTTGCAAGTTGATTTTAGCCCAGTAGTGCAAGCGCAAGCCGAATCTACTGAAGCCGAAGTCAGTGGTGAGCAAATTGTCGACTTGTTTAATCGTACCTATTTAGAGCCCGAAAATGCGATGACCCTAAAGGGGTACCAAGTGAGTCGTGATGCTGGTTTAGATGCCATGCAATCGATACTAATCGATGCGGGTAGCGAAGCGCCTATCCATGGTGAGGGAAGTGGGGTTCTTGAAGCGTTTGTGCATGGGCTGAATCAATACTTGGGCCAAGAGGTCGTCATTATTGAGTATGATGAACACACATTGGGGCACGATGATAGCTCTGAAGCGATTGCCTACGTGCAAGTTAGTGTCGATTCGCAACGAGTTTGTGGCGTTGGGCGAAGCCAAGATATTCTAGGCGCCACATTTGCGGCGATTCTAAATGCAGTTGCTCGTGTTTCGCGCCGCGAATTTGCCATAAAAAAGGCGAAATGA
- a CDS encoding RT0821/Lpp0805 family surface protein encodes MRKLVFKVSLVAAIASLSACAVTPNGGIGADPNVFNKENVIPLGGGILGAVVCNKLFKGHGSRQGWTAACGAAGYFASTAFVQQHNRALEDNPVGQTTSWSDPDGKTHSVTPTRTYYQGNVPCREFRQTVEIDGKTEIMQGEACRQADGTWKLMG; translated from the coding sequence ATGAGAAAGTTAGTATTTAAGGTCTCTTTAGTTGCCGCAATTGCGAGCCTGTCGGCTTGCGCAGTGACGCCTAATGGCGGTATTGGCGCAGATCCGAACGTCTTTAATAAGGAGAATGTCATTCCACTTGGTGGTGGTATTCTTGGTGCGGTGGTCTGTAATAAACTCTTCAAAGGTCACGGTAGTCGGCAAGGTTGGACCGCGGCTTGCGGCGCAGCAGGTTACTTTGCATCAACGGCGTTTGTACAGCAACATAATCGAGCACTGGAAGACAATCCAGTGGGGCAAACGACTAGCTGGAGCGACCCCGATGGAAAGACTCACTCTGTGACACCGACCCGCACGTACTATCAAGGGAATGTGCCATGCAGAGAGTTTCGCCAAACTGTTGAAATTGACGGTAAGACCGAGATAATGCAAGGTGAGGCATGTCGCCAAGCTGATGGTACATGGAAGCTAATGGGCTAA
- a CDS encoding serine hydrolase domain-containing protein, which produces MMKILVRSLLGIVALIVVGLITLVATGNGYIITSLQRTYLVGNVTANINDYTEFTTREIKAASPSPLDNHSDYNTKALPTAFIEELIEYDSVGFLVLKDGKVLHESYYNDYHDRSKTNSFSMAKTVTTLLLGIAIEEGHVTGLDQPITDFLPEFNDDPLGSKATIGQLSAMNSGYDWDEQYYSPFSPTVELLYGDDIRRFVLERKFTSEPGTFWYYSSASTELMGIFLERALKQAGAADNLSEYLSQKLWQPLQMNDDALWHLDDNGMELVFCCLSTNLRNYAKLGQLMLNQGDWQGQQLVNAAFIQNMTKPGLVEHYGLSTWLGLNQNPANYWFSGHLGQHIIVVPEHNMVIVRLGERSKPGSDHITDTVPNYVQAALTLIQ; this is translated from the coding sequence ATGATGAAGATTCTAGTTCGAAGCCTATTAGGCATAGTTGCATTAATTGTCGTCGGTTTAATCACTCTAGTCGCAACCGGCAATGGCTATATCATTACCAGCCTACAGCGAACCTATTTAGTGGGCAATGTCACCGCCAACATTAACGACTATACTGAATTCACGACTCGTGAAATCAAGGCAGCCAGCCCATCACCATTAGATAATCATTCTGACTACAACACAAAGGCCCTGCCTACCGCGTTTATTGAAGAGTTAATCGAATATGATTCGGTCGGATTTTTAGTGCTTAAAGACGGCAAGGTATTGCACGAAAGTTACTACAATGATTATCACGATCGCAGCAAAACAAACTCCTTTTCGATGGCTAAAACAGTCACCACATTATTGCTTGGCATCGCTATCGAAGAAGGCCATGTCACGGGACTAGACCAACCCATCACCGATTTCCTGCCCGAGTTTAACGACGACCCACTGGGGAGCAAAGCGACCATCGGCCAACTCTCCGCAATGAACTCCGGATATGACTGGGACGAACAATACTATTCACCATTCAGCCCCACTGTGGAACTATTGTACGGCGATGACATCCGCCGCTTTGTATTAGAACGCAAGTTCACTTCGGAACCCGGTACCTTTTGGTATTACTCGAGTGCGTCCACAGAATTAATGGGTATCTTTCTCGAACGAGCATTAAAGCAAGCCGGTGCAGCAGATAACTTGTCGGAATACTTAAGCCAAAAACTATGGCAACCACTGCAAATGAATGACGATGCCTTGTGGCACCTAGATGACAATGGCATGGAATTAGTGTTCTGTTGCCTGAGCACCAATCTGCGTAATTACGCAAAACTCGGCCAACTTATGCTGAATCAGGGCGACTGGCAGGGCCAGCAGTTAGTGAATGCGGCTTTTATTCAAAACATGACAAAACCAGGCTTAGTCGAACACTATGGCTTGTCAACTTGGCTAGGCCTCAATCAGAACCCCGCCAACTACTGGTTTAGTGGGCATCTAGGCCAGCATATTATTGTGGTTCCCGAGCACAACATGGTGATTGTAAGGCTCGGTGAGCGATCCAAACCTGGCAGCGATCATATTACCGATACAGTTCCCAACTACGTTCAAGCCGCGTTGACGCTTATACAATAA
- a CDS encoding OadG family protein has translation MQDTLIDQGVSLMLFGMGTVFVFLTILVFATSLMSKIVGRLAAPEVPKVTTNIPSTPSGSASTSMPSQQQLRAIEKAIAAHRQR, from the coding sequence ATGCAGGACACACTGATCGATCAAGGCGTAAGCCTCATGCTTTTCGGTATGGGGACCGTGTTCGTATTCCTTACGATACTCGTTTTTGCTACCAGTCTAATGTCAAAAATAGTGGGGCGACTAGCCGCCCCCGAAGTACCTAAAGTTACGACCAACATTCCCAGCACGCCGTCCGGCAGCGCATCAACGTCGATGCCCTCCCAGCAACAGCTTAGAGCCATTGAAAAGGCCATTGCTGCTCATCGTCAACGCTAA
- a CDS encoding cupin domain-containing protein: MRYQAINLADKFRQFSDAWSPRVVAEMNDYQFKLVKLEGEFVFHSHADTDETFLVLQGELRIEFRDGAVDLRAGEMYVVPKGVEHKPIALQPVQAMIIEPRGVVNTGDEKGSQLTAQNDVWI; encoded by the coding sequence ATGCGCTATCAAGCTATTAACCTAGCCGATAAGTTTAGGCAATTTAGCGATGCCTGGTCGCCGCGCGTAGTGGCGGAGATGAATGATTACCAGTTCAAATTAGTCAAACTGGAAGGTGAGTTTGTGTTTCATTCACATGCGGATACCGATGAGACATTTTTGGTGCTGCAAGGCGAGCTACGTATTGAGTTTCGTGACGGTGCGGTTGACCTGCGTGCTGGCGAAATGTATGTCGTACCGAAAGGTGTCGAGCACAAGCCGATTGCACTGCAGCCAGTGCAAGCTATGATCATCGAGCCGCGTGGAGTGGTTAATACCGGTGATGAAAAGGGCAGTCAATTGACTGCCCAGAACGATGTGTGGATTTAA
- a CDS encoding gamma carbonic anhydrase family protein yields MLFELDNKRPLISEHCFVAPSADLIGAVELAKHASVWFNCVLRADNEPIRIGENSNVQDGSVLHVDPGYPIEIAANVTVGHKVMLHGCTIGENTLIGMNAVVLNGAKIGKNCLIGANALVTENMEIPDGSMVLGSPAKVVRELDAATQAKLAMGAEHYVKNGQRYLTSLKLISE; encoded by the coding sequence ATGCTATTTGAACTTGATAACAAACGCCCATTAATTAGCGAACACTGCTTCGTAGCGCCTTCCGCCGACCTAATTGGAGCAGTAGAACTCGCGAAACATGCAAGTGTTTGGTTTAATTGTGTTCTGCGCGCAGACAACGAGCCTATCCGAATTGGCGAAAACTCAAATGTACAAGACGGCTCAGTCCTGCATGTGGACCCCGGCTACCCGATTGAAATTGCCGCCAACGTCACCGTAGGCCATAAAGTCATGCTGCATGGCTGCACTATCGGTGAAAATACCTTAATCGGGATGAATGCTGTGGTGCTGAATGGAGCAAAAATCGGCAAAAACTGCCTAATTGGTGCCAATGCACTGGTGACTGAGAATATGGAAATCCCAGACGGCTCAATGGTACTAGGCTCGCCTGCGAAGGTAGTGCGAGAGTTGGATGCTGCGACTCAAGCCAAGTTGGCGATGGGCGCCGAGCACTATGTGAAAAATGGACAACGATACTTAACTAGCCTGAAACTGATCTCGGAGTAG
- the oadA gene encoding sodium-extruding oxaloacetate decarboxylase subunit alpha: MSKKLGITEVVFRDAHQSLLATRMRIDDMLPIAEALDSIGFWSMESWGGATFDSCIRYLGEDPWDRIREIKKAMPNTPQQMLFRGQNILGYRHYADDVVTKFVERCAINGIDVFRVFDAMNDMRNMTTALKAVSKVGKHAQGTLSYTVSPVHNIQLWLDLAKQLEDAGADSICIKDMAGLLKPYVGYELVTELKKCVDIPIQLHAHATTGLSTATITKCVEAGIDTVDTSISSMSMTYGHSPTESVVAIFEDSDRATGLDITKLETIAAYFRDVRKKYAEFEGSLRGVDSRILVAQVPGGMLTNMESQLRQQGAEDKLDDVLAEIPRVREDLGFIPLVTPTSQIVGTQSVINVLMGERYKNIAKETAGVLRGEYGATPAPVNQQLQARVLEPGESPITCRPADLIDAEMDSLTQEFTDLAKQHALKTKQGEQLVDDVLTYALFPQVGLKFLQNRDNPSAFEPVPTGKISAAAPTTDGGEGVYTVEVDGQQFTVTVTDGGDITGLVEIGAQPQTSTSTPAPVATGGTPVNAPLAGNVINIPVKVGQQVTSGDTVLILEAMKMETNISAPQDGQITEISVKQGDTVNVGDPLVTIA; this comes from the coding sequence ATGTCAAAGAAATTAGGAATTACTGAAGTCGTTTTTCGCGACGCTCATCAAAGCTTACTCGCTACACGCATGCGTATTGACGACATGTTACCGATCGCCGAAGCACTCGACTCGATCGGCTTCTGGTCAATGGAATCTTGGGGCGGCGCCACGTTTGACTCCTGCATTCGCTATCTTGGAGAGGATCCTTGGGACCGCATTCGTGAAATCAAAAAAGCCATGCCCAATACCCCTCAGCAAATGCTGTTCCGCGGGCAAAATATTTTGGGCTATCGACACTACGCCGACGATGTAGTGACCAAATTTGTTGAACGTTGCGCTATAAATGGTATCGATGTGTTCCGTGTATTCGATGCTATGAACGACATGCGCAATATGACGACCGCACTCAAGGCGGTTAGTAAAGTCGGCAAACATGCACAAGGTACACTGAGTTACACGGTCAGCCCGGTGCACAACATTCAGTTATGGCTAGACTTAGCCAAACAACTCGAAGACGCTGGTGCAGACTCGATTTGCATTAAAGATATGGCGGGCCTACTCAAGCCCTACGTGGGCTATGAGCTGGTTACAGAGCTCAAAAAATGCGTCGACATTCCGATTCAATTGCATGCCCATGCGACAACTGGCTTAAGCACCGCCACCATCACTAAATGCGTTGAGGCCGGTATTGATACAGTTGACACCTCGATTTCGTCAATGTCGATGACCTATGGTCATTCACCAACCGAATCGGTAGTGGCCATCTTTGAAGACAGCGATCGTGCGACCGGCCTAGATATTACCAAGCTCGAGACTATTGCTGCTTATTTCCGTGACGTACGTAAAAAATACGCCGAATTTGAAGGCTCATTGCGAGGCGTAGACTCACGTATTTTGGTAGCACAAGTACCTGGCGGCATGCTCACTAATATGGAAAGCCAGTTACGCCAACAAGGTGCCGAAGACAAACTAGATGACGTATTAGCAGAAATTCCACGCGTTCGTGAAGATCTTGGATTTATTCCATTGGTCACACCAACCTCACAAATTGTTGGGACGCAATCAGTAATAAATGTGCTGATGGGCGAACGCTACAAAAATATTGCAAAAGAAACTGCTGGTGTTTTACGTGGCGAATACGGTGCCACACCAGCGCCGGTTAATCAGCAACTGCAAGCACGAGTGCTAGAACCTGGCGAGTCACCGATTACCTGCCGACCAGCTGATTTAATCGACGCTGAAATGGATTCACTTACACAAGAGTTCACTGACCTTGCTAAGCAGCACGCGCTGAAAACCAAGCAAGGTGAGCAATTAGTAGACGACGTCCTGACTTATGCGCTATTCCCGCAGGTAGGCCTTAAATTTCTGCAGAATCGCGACAACCCGTCGGCATTTGAACCGGTTCCAACCGGCAAAATCAGCGCCGCAGCACCAACCACCGATGGCGGTGAGGGGGTCTACACAGTCGAAGTAGACGGTCAGCAGTTTACCGTAACCGTCACCGATGGCGGTGACATCACTGGCTTGGTAGAGATAGGTGCCCAGCCACAAACCAGCACGAGCACGCCGGCACCTGTTGCCACGGGCGGCACACCAGTCAATGCTCCGCTGGCAGGCAATGTCATTAATATTCCGGTTAAGGTTGGCCAACAAGTTACCAGTGGCGACACCGTTTTGATACTCGAGGCCATGAAAATGGAAACCAATATTTCAGCGCCACAAGATGGACAAATCACTGAAATATCTGTCAAGCAGGGAGACACCGTGAACGTAGGTGACCCGCTCGTCACCATCGCGTAG
- a CDS encoding M18 family aminopeptidase — MSNPIAQSLCDFIAESPTPFHATQNLLKLFTDAGFEVLHEGQDWSIEPHSSYAVTRNDSSIIAFRTGADLTSGIQMIGAHTDSPCLKIKPNPEIRTHGYLQLGVEVYGGALLHPWLDRDLSIAGRVSGLNDNGEIVSELIDFKRPIAIIPNLAIHLDREANSSRVINPQNNLPLILTQQEDTSFEQLLLQQCRHGVVKILEYELSCYDTQVPQLTGLHDEFVSAARLDNLLSSYIGARALVDTESDQAALYISTDHEEVGSSSAYGANGPFLKSVLERITNNPTELTQTLSRSLLLSCDNAHGIHPNYSDKHDKNHGPILNAGPVIKINSNQRYASTSVSSAKFQARCAEAGVPLQKFVTRSDMACGSTIGPITSSQIGIETLDVGAPQWGMHSIRETAGTQDCEYLYKAACAFLR; from the coding sequence ATGTCAAACCCTATTGCCCAGTCGCTGTGCGATTTCATCGCTGAGTCGCCAACCCCATTTCACGCCACCCAAAACCTACTGAAACTGTTTACTGATGCAGGCTTTGAGGTACTGCATGAAGGTCAGGACTGGAGCATCGAGCCTCACAGCTCATACGCCGTAACGCGCAACGACTCATCAATTATCGCATTTCGTACTGGGGCGGACCTAACATCAGGCATACAAATGATCGGCGCACATACCGACAGCCCTTGCTTGAAGATTAAACCTAACCCCGAAATTCGCACACACGGCTACTTACAACTTGGCGTTGAAGTTTATGGTGGTGCACTGTTACACCCATGGCTGGATCGCGACCTGTCTATAGCAGGTCGCGTGAGTGGGCTAAACGATAACGGTGAAATCGTTAGCGAACTCATCGATTTCAAACGGCCTATCGCGATTATTCCGAACCTAGCGATTCATTTAGACCGAGAAGCAAACAGTTCACGCGTGATCAACCCGCAAAACAATTTGCCATTGATATTGACACAACAAGAAGACACTAGCTTTGAGCAACTGCTGCTGCAACAGTGCCGTCATGGTGTGGTGAAGATTCTTGAATACGAACTGTCTTGCTATGACACACAGGTTCCGCAACTCACCGGGCTACACGACGAGTTCGTTAGCGCCGCGCGACTAGACAACCTATTGAGTTCGTACATTGGCGCTCGCGCCTTAGTCGACACCGAGTCAGACCAAGCGGCACTATACATTTCGACTGACCACGAAGAAGTCGGCTCAAGTTCAGCCTACGGCGCAAATGGCCCGTTCTTGAAATCGGTATTGGAGCGCATCACTAATAACCCCACCGAACTCACTCAAACATTGAGCCGGTCGCTGTTGCTGTCTTGCGACAACGCACACGGCATACATCCAAATTACAGTGACAAACATGATAAAAATCATGGGCCAATCCTAAACGCCGGACCCGTCATCAAAATTAATAGCAATCAGCGTTACGCCAGCACCAGTGTTAGTTCGGCTAAATTTCAAGCGCGTTGCGCAGAAGCAGGAGTGCCGCTGCAGAAATTTGTAACACGCAGTGACATGGCCTGCGGCAGCACCATTGGGCCGATCACCTCCAGTCAAATCGGCATCGAAACTCTCGATGTAGGCGCACCGCAATGGGGAATGCACTCGATACGAGAAACTGCTGGCACACAGGACTGTGAATACTTATATAAAGCCGCCTGTGCGTTTTTGCGCTAA
- a CDS encoding Lrp/AsnC family transcriptional regulator: MTNIDNIDRQILRIVQEDAKISNLELAERVNLSPTPCARRVKHLEDAGIIAQHITLLDPEKLGLNLTAMISVTMDRHTADRFEKFERDATALPEVMECYVVTGQDSDFLIKVLVRDMRHYEEFLLRRLTKLEGVSGVHTSFVLRQPINKHVLPI, encoded by the coding sequence ATGACCAATATAGACAATATTGATAGGCAAATACTTCGAATCGTGCAAGAGGATGCCAAGATCAGCAATCTAGAACTAGCCGAACGAGTCAACCTGTCGCCAACCCCCTGCGCACGGCGCGTAAAACATCTAGAAGACGCCGGCATAATCGCACAACACATCACCTTGCTGGATCCCGAAAAACTAGGCTTAAACCTAACCGCGATGATAAGCGTGACGATGGATCGACATACTGCCGATCGATTCGAAAAATTCGAGCGTGATGCCACAGCCTTACCCGAGGTAATGGAATGCTACGTGGTTACGGGGCAAGACTCAGACTTTCTCATTAAAGTCTTGGTCCGAGATATGCGACACTATGAAGAATTCTTATTAAGGAGACTCACCAAGCTGGAAGGAGTTAGTGGAGTCCATACCAGCTTTGTATTAAGACAACCGATTAATAAGCACGTGTTGCCGATATAA
- a CDS encoding sodium ion-translocating decarboxylase subunit beta: MDHLNNLWLSSGLAQVQIGQLFMLLVGFGLLYLAIHKRFEPLLLVPIGFGTLLANIPGAGFDLAPVYDAVGHMESPGGLLYYIYHVGIETGLFPLLIFMGVGAMTDFGPLLANPRTLLLGAAAQVGIFTTVLGAVTLGHFGILDFSIRDAASIGIIGGADGPTAIFVTSKLSPELLGAVAVAAYSYMALVPIIQPPIMRALTTQAEREIKMEQLRPVGKLEKIIFPLTLLVLVAFILPDAAPLLGMFCFGNLMKECGVVDRLSNTTQNALINTVTIFLGLGVGSKMSADKFLNLETLGILGLGAVAFCIGTAAGVLMAKLMNRFSKHKINPLIGAAGVSAVPMAARVANKVGLEANPQNFLLMHAMGPNVAGVIGSAVAAGVMISLVTGM, from the coding sequence ATGGATCACTTAAATAACCTTTGGTTGAGTTCAGGTCTTGCACAAGTTCAGATCGGCCAACTCTTTATGTTACTCGTAGGCTTTGGTTTGCTGTATTTGGCAATTCATAAGCGCTTTGAGCCATTACTGCTCGTGCCAATTGGATTCGGCACCTTGCTTGCCAACATTCCCGGCGCAGGATTCGATTTAGCTCCGGTATATGATGCCGTCGGCCATATGGAGAGCCCCGGTGGCTTGCTTTATTACATTTATCACGTCGGCATCGAGACCGGCCTGTTTCCGTTACTGATTTTCATGGGCGTCGGTGCCATGACGGATTTTGGCCCTCTATTAGCCAACCCGCGCACCTTGCTACTCGGTGCGGCCGCGCAGGTCGGCATATTTACCACCGTGCTTGGCGCAGTAACTTTAGGGCATTTCGGCATCCTTGATTTTTCAATCAGAGATGCCGCATCAATTGGTATTATTGGCGGAGCCGATGGACCGACAGCAATTTTTGTAACCTCCAAACTGTCGCCGGAGTTATTAGGTGCCGTTGCCGTTGCCGCTTATTCGTATATGGCGCTAGTACCCATTATTCAACCGCCGATTATGCGCGCACTCACCACTCAAGCTGAGCGCGAAATTAAGATGGAACAACTACGACCGGTTGGTAAGCTAGAGAAAATCATATTTCCGCTAACCTTATTAGTACTGGTAGCTTTTATTCTGCCTGACGCGGCGCCATTGCTCGGCATGTTTTGTTTTGGAAACTTAATGAAAGAGTGCGGAGTAGTCGATCGCCTGAGCAACACAACTCAGAATGCGTTAATCAACACGGTCACAATTTTCTTGGGACTTGGGGTCGGATCAAAAATGAGTGCCGATAAGTTCTTAAATCTCGAAACGCTTGGCATCCTCGGTTTAGGCGCCGTAGCATTTTGTATCGGTACCGCCGCTGGGGTCCTGATGGCAAAATTGATGAACAGATTCTCTAAACACAAAATAAACCCATTAATTGGTGCCGCGGGCGTGTCCGCCGTACCGATGGCCGCGCGAGTCGCAAATAAGGTCGGCTTAGAAGCTAACCCACAAAACTTTTTGCTAATGCATGCCATGGGGCCAAACGTCGCTGGCGTGATCGGTTCAGCGGTGGCCGCTGGCGTAATGATTAGCCTCGTAACCGGAATGTAA